TCCAGAAGAGATGTGTTCAGGGCAAACGGAATGACTTTAGTGAAccagtggggaaaaaatgaaaagtgaaagcgagtttttaaatatttctagcaAGTTAAGTTGAgatcttttgctctttttttctgattgtatttatttatactatGATTATATTTCCGTGGGTGTTTCAGAGAATATCTAAGCTGGTGAAAGTGAGCTGGCTAATTCTTTATATTTGTCAAGTATTTCAAATGTTCAGAGCAGTTTTACATTCCATCATCTCCCTGGATTTTCAAAGTGGCCTGTATTATGGATGGCATGATTagctctattttatagatgataagATGAAAACATTTATAGGTGAGCTGACGTGGAGTCAGGAATCTGGATTGCAAGTAGAGGACATACAGAACATCTACAACaagcacctttaaaaaaaaatagtggaaagGTTTATAGAGAGTTAAGATAATAGATGACACTAACCAAATGCTTACTGTGTTCAGGCATCAATTTGTCCCCTTTACATTTTCATTCTTGCCACAACTGTGTAAGGGAGACATTGTCATTCCTGCTTTgtagataaggaaaccaaggcgCAGAGAAGTGAAGTCCCTTACCCAAGGTTTCATAGCTACTTACTAAAGTCTAGTAAGTCTAGCTCATTTCTGGCAGCATGCTCAGGAAGAGTAGAATCCAGATGACAGTCCAGAATTCTGGCCTCTCCCTGCATGCTCTTTCCTGAATCTGACATCATGGTACCAGGAGGTATAGCTTGACACTGACTTAGCTCTCCTGGGAGTATTGACCTTGTGATGGGCTTTTAGAAAACAATCTATGGACTTTTAGAAAATCAGTAAACTACAGATATAGgtatcattttatttgtttgtcaTCAATACCCAATTTGcttctaaaaaatacaataagaTTTTTAGAATGAGGATAATGTGGTGGAGCAAGAAAGGAAATGCTTATCCCAAAGATGTAAACTAAAAATAGTTACTGCAAATGAGTGCTAAATTTAACTCTGGTAATCTGTGCAGTGAAGACCAAAAGGAATACAGGTTCTGTGACTTTGAGAAAATTACTTGACCTCtttgatcttagttcccccatttgaaaagggagagaaggatAGAATCTATCTTATAAGGTTGTGAGAAACACAGGAGAGTAGATGTAAAGTGCTTAATGACTCTCTGACATTGAGTAAACTCTCCATAAATGGCAGCTATTGTTAATTGGCATGGAAGGTCCAGAGCTTGGTCCAGGGAAAAGGGGCTTAGGGCCCCTGCTAACTGTAATTGATGGCCGTTTCTGTAATTGATGTCTGCTATAGTGAGACATTCCTTTGTTTTACAGTGGCCTGTTCTACAGCATCTTCACAGACCAGTTGAAATGCAACCTCAGTGTGATCAATCTGGATCCTGAGATCAACCCGGAGGGGTTCTGCATCCTCCTGGACTTCATGTACACATCTCGGCTCAATCTGCGGGAGGGCAACATCATGGCCGTGATGGCCACAGCTATGTACCTTCAGATGGAGCATGTTGTGGACACTTGCCGGAAGTTCATCAAGGCCAGGTGAGCTGCCACCTGGATGGAGGCCTTGGAGATGGAAGGGACCACAAAAGATCAGTGACCCTTGATAATGCATGCACGTAGAAAAAATAATCCTCTGTGATACGCCACAGCCTACTTTCCATTGCTTTTGCACACTCCTGCTATTCAGATATGCCACGTGTATCCCCACTTCTTGCTTCCTTCCATTCACTTGATTGACCCTTTCCTCCCACCCATCCTGTTGACCACGCCCGGATGCCGACTTCTTCATTGTGCAGTTATCACTTTGCTCTTTCCGCAGCTGTTCAGTTGTTTCCCAAAGCCCTTTGTATTCCTGTTAGACTTTGCTTCTCTTTCACTATTTGCATGTGTGTTTTAGTTCTCCTTTAGGCTTCCATTGTAACTATTTACAtacttagttcccccaccagactGTGGGCTGCTGTACTCATCTCTTATGTCACTCTGCTCCTAAACGAGAGAACGTTTACTGAATTACATTGGGTTCACTGGGTCTAACCCCCTACCTGGGATCTGGTGAGATAGGACGGTCATTGAAAGATGAGAAACCTGAGAGCCAAAAAAGTGAAGAGCTTTGCTAAGTAGAACACTTAGGCCTTGACTTCTGTAGAATCATTTGATTCAGCTTCTCTAGGGTGATCGCAGCCCTTCTCCAACAGAAAAGTTTCCAGCCTCTGTTTGAACATCTCCAGGAGCAAGGAACTCGTTGTTCCCAGAACCACGCAGTTCTACCTTGGACAGTTTGAAAGTTGAAATCTGGCTCCTTTCACCTTCATTCCTTGGTTCTAGCTCTGTTAACTGCAATCACACGGAGCTGGCCCACTTTTCGCCCACGTAATGTCCCTTCAAGTACAGGCAGCTTGAGCTCTTTGTCTCCTGTGGGTGATAATGGTGGCAAGATCATTTATAAGTGCTTTCCCTGGGTCCAGCCTTGTGCTGGGAGCGTTCAGTAACTAGCTCCAGGTCACAGAGCTGATAAGTGGCACCACGGGGACTAGAAACCAGGTCCTGTTGCTGCAGAGCCAGGGCTTCCCACCCTGGCACCTGCTGCCTCTTCTCCAAAAGGAAACTTCCCTATGACTCCAGGCAGTGAGTTCCTTCTTCACAAACACCAGTTTGACAGTGACCTTCCAAACATGTGACACCAGCATCAAATAAACACTTCCCTCCCTGAAGCTCAGGTTTCAcatgtataaaatggaaacaataatgcCTTCTCAACCTTCCTTGCAGGATTCTGTagggatgaaatgagataagGGCTCCAAAAGCTTTCCGTTTTATAATAGCAGAATAATTAGAGATTCACACATATATGAACATATGGGACTTACACAAAATCACACCTGAACAGGCACTGATGGTGTGGCTAACTCACTTAGCTTCTCTGGGCTAGATTGCTAGACTTTTAGCAGAACTGCCTTGTAACTGCAAGTGTTTCCCTAGTCCAGGGCCACGTTGCCTGTGTCTAGCTGACCCCCACGCCTGTGTGGGTTTCATAGGCCAGTGTCACTTGGAAGGTTCTGATTAGGAGGCCGGGGTCTTCTCTCTGTTTCCCTCCTGCAGTGAAGCAGAGATGGTTCCTGCCATCAAGCCTCCCCGTGAAGACTTCCTCAACAGCCGCATGCTGATGCCCCAGGACATCATGGCCTATCGGGGCCGGGAGGTGGTGGAGAACAGCCTGCCACTGAGGAATGCCCCCGGATGTGAGAGCAGAGCTTTTGCCCCCAGCTTGTACAATGGCCTGTCCACACCGCCAGCCTCATACCCTGTGTACGGCCACCTTCCGGTCAGCAGCTTCCTTTTCTCTGATGAGGAGCTCCGGGATGCCCGGATGCCTATAGCCAACCCCTTCCCCAAGGATCGGGCCCTCCCCTGCGACAGTGCCAGGCCAGTGCCCAGTGAGTACAGTCGGCCGGCCATGGAGATCTCCCCCAGCGTGTGCCACAGCACCATCTACTCGCCCAAGGAGGCGGCTCCTGAGGAGGCGCGGAGTGACATGCACTACAGTGTAGCCGAGGGCCCCAAGCCTGCTGCGCCCTCAGCCCGGAGCGCCCCATACTTCCCCTGTGATAAGGCCGGCAAGGAGGAAGAGCGGCCCTCCTCGGAAGATGAGATTGCCCTGCATTTCGAGCCCCCCAATGCACCCCTGAACAGGAAGGGTCTGGTTAGCCCACAAAGTCCCCAGAAGTCTGACTGCCAGCCCAACTCCCCCACGGAGTCCTGTAGCAGCAAGAACGCCTGCATCCTCCAGACCTCTGGGTCCCCGCCGGCCAAGAGCCCCACTGACCCCAAAGCCTGcaactggaagaagtacaagttCATCGTGCTCAACAGTCTCAACCAGAACGCCAAACCGGAGGGGCCTGAGCAGGCAGAGCTGGGCCGCCTTTCCCCCCGAGCCTATGCTGCCCCACCAGCCTGCCAGCCACCCATGGAGCCTGATAGCCTTGACCTCCAGTCCCCAACTAAGCTCAGCACCAGTGCGGAGGACTCCACCATCCCACAGGCCAGTCGGCTCAACAACATTGTCAACAGGTGATCAGAGGCAGTCGGGACTTGGGGCCAGGGCTTATCTGAGCAGGATTCTGGACTCACTTCTGATGGATGCAGAGGCTGTGTTCTCTTGCCTGAAATGCTGAGTGTACTGGAGGTGTGGGCTAAAGCCTATTGACTAAATTAGCCTAAGTAAGGAAGGTCCTTAAGCTTCAGTGTATTTTCATAGAGAGAGAATTTCCCCTCTGTGGTAGATGAGCATTCCAAGAATCCCAAGCTCCTGAGGTCTTGGTTTCGGTATGGCATGGGGCATCCTCCTGCTGTCTTGGACGGAGGAtggccgtggactgcagcaccaaaGGGAGGGAGCTGAGCCTGGGAGTGAGGTTTGGGCTCCATGTGACCCCATCAGTGATCTCAGTATGTCCACTGTTTGAAGGGAGG
The sequence above is a segment of the Bos mutus isolate GX-2022 chromosome 1, NWIPB_WYAK_1.1, whole genome shotgun sequence genome. Coding sequences within it:
- the BCL6 gene encoding B-cell lymphoma 6 protein; amino-acid sequence: MASPADSCIQFTRHASDVLLNLNRLRSRDILTDVVIVVSREQFRAHKTVLMACSGLFYSIFTDQLKCNLSVINLDPEINPEGFCILLDFMYTSRLNLREGNIMAVMATAMYLQMEHVVDTCRKFIKASEAEMVPAIKPPREDFLNSRMLMPQDIMAYRGREVVENSLPLRNAPGCESRAFAPSLYNGLSTPPASYPVYGHLPVSSFLFSDEELRDARMPIANPFPKDRALPCDSARPVPSEYSRPAMEISPSVCHSTIYSPKEAAPEEARSDMHYSVAEGPKPAAPSARSAPYFPCDKAGKEEERPSSEDEIALHFEPPNAPLNRKGLVSPQSPQKSDCQPNSPTESCSSKNACILQTSGSPPAKSPTDPKACNWKKYKFIVLNSLNQNAKPEGPEQAELGRLSPRAYAAPPACQPPMEPDSLDLQSPTKLSTSAEDSTIPQASRLNNIVNRSLTGSPRSSSESHSPLYLHPPKCTSCGSQSPQHAEMCLHAAGPTFPEELGETQSEYSDSSCENGAFFCNECDCRFSEEASLKRHTLQTHSDKPYKCDRCQASFRYKGNLASHKTVHTGEKPYRCNICGAQFNRPANLKTHTRIHSGEKPYKCETCGARFVQVAHLRAHVLIHTGEKPYPCEICGTRFRHLQTLKSHLRIHTGEKPYHCEKCNLHFRHKSQLRLHLRQKHGAITNTKVQYRVSATDLPPELPKAC